TGTATCGGCGTTGGGAATGGATTGGATGCTTTAATACTGATTCTTAGAGCCTACATTGAGCTTGGTGTTATCAATGAGAGGGATGAAGTCATTGTGCCAGCAAATACTTTTATTGCCACTATACTTGCAATATCAAAGAATAATTTAAAGCCGATTTTGGTTGAACCTGATCTCAAGACCTATAATATAAATCCATTACGTATTGAAGAGAAAATAACTGATAAGACAAAGGCTATAATGTTGGTGCATCTTTATGGTCAACCTTCAGATATGGCCCCAATAGTAGAAATTGCTAAGAAATATAATCTTAAGATTATTGAAGATGTAGCTCAAGCTCCTGGAGCGATGTATAATGAAAAAAAGACTGGCAGCTTTGGTGATGCTGCAGCATTCAGTTTTTATCCTGGCAAAAATCTTGGCGCACTAGGTGATGGTGGATCCATTATTACAGATAATGATCATCTGATGGATATTGTAAGAGCCTTAAGAAATTATGGCTCTCATAAAAAATATGAAAATAATTATAAAGGAATAAATTCACGACTTGACGAGTTACAGGCTGCTATATTAAGAGTGAAGTTAAAATTTCTTGATGAAGACAATACTAAAAGGGATTATATTGCTAAATATTATTTAGAGAATATAAAAAATCCAGCAGTGACACTCCCTTATGTAGCTGAATATGCTAAACATGTTTGGCATTTA
This is a stretch of genomic DNA from Spirochaetota bacterium. It encodes these proteins:
- a CDS encoding DegT/DnrJ/EryC1/StrS family aminotransferase, translated to MIKFLDLQKLNQYYKNEILNAIENAIDSGMYILGEEVDRFENEFANYCNVKHCIGVGNGLDALILILRAYIELGVINERDEVIVPANTFIATILAISKNNLKPILVEPDLKTYNINPLRIEEKITDKTKAIMLVHLYGQPSDMAPIVEIAKKYNLKIIEDVAQAPGAMYNEKKTGSFGDAAAFSFYPGKNLGALGDGGSIITDNDHLMDIVRALRNYGSHKKYENNYKGINSRLDELQAAILRVKLKFLDEDNTKRDYIAKYYLENIKNPAVTLPYVAEYAKHVWHLFVIRHAERDRLKEYFLEKKIQTLIHYPIPPHKQKAYREWNSMSLPITEQIHNEVISLPISPVLEQDEVERVVSVVNDFK